The Halomicronema hongdechloris C2206 genome includes a window with the following:
- a CDS encoding CAP domain-containing protein, translating to MGVSLKAIDYGMVAAMALALIAGPGNALADSEATVLLEAHNRYREDVGVPPLAWSPPLAESAQAWAEHLAATNSFAHSAAGGYGENIWKGTAGAYELSDMVDSWGAEKQYFVSDGVFPAVATTGNWRDVGHYTQIIWRQTTEVGCGLASGQGWDVLVCQYTPPGNYIGQPPL from the coding sequence ATGGGGGTATCACTCAAGGCGATTGACTACGGCATGGTGGCAGCCATGGCCCTGGCCCTGATCGCAGGCCCAGGCAACGCCCTAGCCGACTCAGAGGCGACGGTGCTGCTGGAGGCCCACAACCGCTACCGAGAGGACGTGGGCGTGCCGCCCCTGGCGTGGTCTCCGCCCCTGGCCGAGTCGGCCCAAGCGTGGGCCGAGCACCTAGCCGCCACCAATAGCTTTGCCCATAGTGCTGCCGGTGGCTATGGGGAAAACATCTGGAAGGGTACCGCCGGCGCCTACGAGCTCAGCGATATGGTAGACAGCTGGGGGGCCGAAAAGCAGTACTTCGTCTCCGATGGGGTGTTTCCGGCGGTAGCGACGACGGGTAACTGGCGGGATGTGGGCCACTACACCCAAATCATCTGGCGCCAGACCACTGAGGTGGGTTGCGGCCTAGCCAGTGGCCAGGGCTGGGATGTCTTGGTGTGCCAATACACTCCGCCCGGCAATTACATCGGGCAGCCACCGCTTTAG
- a CDS encoding Mrp/NBP35 family ATP-binding protein has product MPSHSSPFHRAAADPQADTRKAEVIARLQDIQAPTLPNNLVNLGMVRNLQIVDDYVYLRLYVGTHQRHLQQQVQQTLTALPWCKKAYAQLCTIPGVRTTLAVSSGKGGVGKSTTAVNLAAALTRSGAKVGLLDADIYGPNVPHMLGLGQSSVQVVETDSGQRFLPLDAHGIKLMSVGLLAEQDHPLAWRGPVMHKILTQFLQEVEWGDLDYLLIDLPPGTGDAQITIMQESPICGVIMVTTPQQVAVADVRRSVAMFRQVGVPVLGLVENMSYLLCGHCGNPTPIFGSGGGAQIARDLQVPLWGQVPLDPRICALADAGVPLPLQLPDASVSQVFAQIAAGLNGTFGQAAMPEPTLAAPKSAPPGTH; this is encoded by the coding sequence ATGCCTAGTCATTCATCTCCCTTTCATCGGGCCGCCGCTGACCCCCAAGCCGACACTCGTAAAGCCGAAGTCATCGCCCGGCTGCAAGACATTCAAGCCCCCACCCTGCCCAACAACCTAGTCAACCTGGGCATGGTGCGTAACCTGCAGATAGTAGATGACTACGTGTATCTACGCCTGTATGTGGGCACCCACCAGCGCCATCTTCAACAGCAGGTGCAACAGACCCTCACTGCCCTGCCCTGGTGCAAGAAGGCCTACGCTCAGCTATGCACCATTCCCGGCGTCCGCACTACCCTGGCTGTCTCCAGTGGCAAAGGGGGAGTCGGCAAGTCAACCACCGCCGTCAACCTGGCCGCCGCCCTGACTCGCAGTGGCGCCAAGGTGGGCCTACTGGATGCCGATATTTATGGTCCCAATGTGCCGCACATGTTGGGGCTGGGCCAATCCAGTGTCCAGGTGGTAGAGACCGACAGCGGCCAGCGGTTCCTACCCCTAGACGCCCATGGCATCAAGCTGATGTCGGTGGGGTTGCTGGCGGAGCAGGATCATCCCCTGGCCTGGCGAGGGCCAGTGATGCATAAAATCCTGACCCAGTTTCTTCAAGAGGTCGAGTGGGGTGACCTCGACTACCTGCTCATTGATTTGCCCCCTGGTACCGGCGATGCCCAGATTACCATCATGCAGGAGAGCCCCATTTGCGGCGTGATCATGGTGACGACGCCCCAGCAAGTAGCCGTCGCCGATGTGCGGCGCAGTGTCGCCATGTTTCGGCAGGTGGGGGTGCCAGTGCTAGGGCTGGTGGAAAACATGAGTTATCTGCTCTGTGGCCACTGCGGCAACCCGACTCCGATTTTTGGCAGTGGTGGTGGCGCCCAGATTGCCCGGGATCTGCAGGTGCCTCTGTGGGGCCAGGTGCCTCTTGACCCGCGCATTTGTGCCTTAGCCGATGCAGGGGTCCCGCTGCCGCTACAACTGCCCGATGCCTCTGTGAGCCAGGTGTTTGCCCAGATTGCCGCTGGCCTCAATGGCACCTTCGGCCAGGCGGCTATGCCAGAGCCCACCCTGGCGGCGCCTAAGTCGGCACCGCCAGGGACTCACTGA
- a CDS encoding HEAT repeat domain-containing protein — protein MHTTDMDPDLAQWVEMLRSHDVEERLVAVKTLQHLGDEDAIEPLIAALQDDHPRVQHIAVTTLWELANPVAIPPLIECLNAPHQQVRDEALAALKELVSTQDLMTLLDVLQQDDVHAQLGVLILLRKIHDAQALPFILPFFESDNPALREAAVTTLRYLNQVVRCEPVLALAKDAEESVRRATALTLGHLSDAGVIPLLCELLRTDADWQVRRNAAKSLELQADAAATEALMAAMADAEWQVRKFTARALQQIPNAQAIPALIKALSDEYSDVRRDAATALGNIGDASVLPALQQTLDDPDMDVRIYSERAIAKIQASC, from the coding sequence ATGCACACCACCGATATGGACCCTGACCTCGCCCAATGGGTTGAGATGTTGCGATCGCACGATGTAGAAGAGCGTTTGGTGGCGGTCAAAACCCTGCAACACCTGGGGGATGAAGATGCCATCGAGCCCTTGATTGCGGCTCTCCAGGACGACCATCCTAGGGTGCAGCACATTGCCGTCACCACCCTGTGGGAGCTTGCGAATCCGGTGGCGATTCCGCCCCTAATCGAGTGCCTCAATGCCCCTCATCAGCAGGTGCGAGACGAGGCGCTGGCGGCTCTGAAGGAACTGGTGTCCACCCAGGATTTGATGACGCTGTTGGATGTCTTGCAGCAAGACGATGTCCACGCCCAACTGGGGGTGTTGATTCTGCTGCGCAAGATCCACGATGCCCAAGCCTTGCCGTTCATTTTGCCCTTCTTCGAGTCTGATAATCCAGCGCTGCGGGAGGCGGCGGTGACCACCCTGCGCTACCTGAATCAGGTGGTGCGGTGTGAACCAGTCCTAGCCTTGGCCAAGGATGCAGAGGAGAGTGTGCGACGGGCCACGGCCCTCACCCTGGGCCATCTCAGCGATGCGGGGGTAATACCGCTGCTGTGTGAGCTGCTGAGGACGGATGCCGACTGGCAGGTGCGTCGTAATGCCGCCAAGTCTCTAGAATTACAAGCCGATGCGGCGGCTACGGAGGCCCTCATGGCCGCCATGGCCGATGCGGAGTGGCAGGTGCGCAAGTTCACCGCTCGAGCCCTGCAGCAAATCCCAAATGCTCAGGCGATTCCGGCCTTAATCAAGGCCCTCTCCGACGAATATTCCGATGTGCGTCGCGATGCTGCCACGGCCCTGGGTAATATCGGCGATGCCAGTGTGCTGCCGGCCCTGCAGCAAACCTTAGATGACCCCGACATGGACGTGCGCATCTATTCGGAACGTGCGATCGCAAAGATTCAGGCGTCTTGCTGA
- a CDS encoding 4Fe-4S dicluster domain-containing protein yields MALTTQRVDVPVIVDESKCLEKCVACIEVCPLDVLVKNPDTGKAYMKYDECWFCLPCEKECPTNAITVQIPFLLR; encoded by the coding sequence ATGGCCTTAACTACTCAACGGGTGGATGTACCCGTCATCGTCGATGAGTCGAAATGCTTGGAGAAGTGCGTGGCCTGCATTGAGGTTTGTCCCCTCGATGTGCTGGTGAAAAATCCAGACACCGGCAAGGCCTACATGAAATATGACGAATGCTGGTTCTGCCTGCCCTGCGAGAAAGAATGCCCCACCAATGCCATTACGGTGCAGATTCCGTTCCTGCTGCGATGA